A stretch of the Helicoverpa armigera isolate CAAS_96S chromosome 5, ASM3070526v1, whole genome shotgun sequence genome encodes the following:
- the LOC110383867 gene encoding high affinity copper uptake protein 1, with product MDGAMHHMGMDHANHHGHGNHMDHMMPTVDHEMSMNSTFQDGIINAFNSSEDSIDYRSDVRAHAHQGHGMSHGTHSLHGGGGHDMAMTFHGGYDEVILFSWWKVTDIGEFIGSFFAVFLMAILYEGLKYYRKHLLWKTYTGLQYCAVSPPDKGVSNLCTPDEPQVIQPVPHVLERNVPTMMSTAHAWQTVLHGVQVLVSYMLMLVFMSYNTWLCAAVVLGSATGYFLFGWRESVVVDFTEHCH from the exons ATGGATGGGGCAATGCACCACATGGGTATGGATCATGCCAATCACCATGGACACGGTAATCATATGGACCACATGATGCCAACAGTTGACCATGAAATGTCTATGAACAGTACATTTCAGGATGGTATTATA aaTGCTTTTAATTCCAGTGAAGACAGTATAGACTACAGATCAGATGTAAGAGCACATGCACACCAAGGACACGGCATGTCACACGGTACACACAGCTTGCATGGAGGAGGAGGTCATGATATGGCCATGACT ttccatGGAGGTTATGATGAAGTTATTCTCTTTTCATGGTGGAAAGTAACAGACATAGGCGAATTTATAGGATCTTTCTTTGCAGTATTTTTAATGGCTATACTTTATGAAGG CCTTAAATACTACAGAAAACATCTATTGTGGAAAACGTACACAGGGCTACAATACTGCGCAGTATCACCGCCAGATAAAGGTGTTTCAAACCTTTGTACTCCAGATGAGCCACAAGTTATACA GCCCGTGCCCCATGTCCTTGAAAGAAATGT TCCTACTATGATGAGTACAGCACATGCATGGCAGACAGTGCTTCATGGAGTGCAAGTTTTAGTAAGTTACATGTTGATGCTGGTATTCATGTCATATAATACATGGTTATGTGCCGCCGTTGTTCTGGGATCGGCAACTGGTTACTTCCTCTTTGGTTGGCGTGAATCTGTTGTTGTAGACTTTACAGAGCATTGCCACTGA